A single region of the Lates calcarifer isolate ASB-BC8 linkage group LG3, TLL_Latcal_v3, whole genome shotgun sequence genome encodes:
- the nedd9 gene encoding LOW QUALITY PROTEIN: enhancer of filamentation 1 (The sequence of the model RefSeq protein was modified relative to this genomic sequence to represent the inferred CDS: deleted 1 base in 1 codon) produces MLIWVFRGDISAIICAVFTKVENLMAKALYDNVPESPEELAFRKGDILTVIEQNTGGLEGWWLCSLHGRQGIAPGNRLKLLIGPMFDAQSPATASAAASAQSPPQSYQQKAGSGSQGLYQVPPSLQSPQQQSQQGIYQVPPGQDIYQVPPRSTLAADNTPSKVVTPTRVGQTYTFSPGQHNQQDVYDVPPSRSQGVYDIPPGQMFSGQLGAARNQGVYDVPPPQMDHRTQGVYDIPPSSQGVYSVPPCRTNPALQEGNYDFPQPLKHKQEGIYDVPPPVLTKPTQSPQSHYDFPPSVEPAAHHQHPNSNGNEGIYDVPPPALHSGAGSQRDIYDIPRCKQPSQNRASPADRDGSKGIYDIPAQDARAVGDVTDGVNRLSFSSTGSTRSSMSTSSSSTGSSSEARLALDVDAAVQRLYRLQQALEAAVWALHSMAASPHWRTYPFMERHANDVRTVLDRVRAALGDFIVFGRGAAVNATSLSDSSLHSKLRRQLGRLEDSQQILLQIYQVLENCSWALNALASSGKHHNKSDDLDRFVMVSRTVPDDAKQLASTIGSNAELLFRRTHMDGSLSNGSTPDENMIHPLTSPSSDNDNYGDQTKPFPVPSSQDKDNMNNSEKCVKSWMEDYDYVHLQGKEDFERQQKELLEKENIIKQSQVQLGQEQINQFKKLEQEVIKPVENDITQWTSHQHPGVTSASPSDSSSTLTPSTQVCARDRQLLGFYSEQCEQHFVTLLSAVDAFFSCVSAGQPPRIFVAHSKFVILSAHKLVFIGDTLSRQASVPEVANRVMNSSNVLCDLLKTVVAATKTAALNYPNTAAIQEMVDRVTDLSHHSQQFKEQLLQMANS; encoded by the exons aacCTGATGGCCAAAGCGTTGTACGACAACGTGCCGGAGTCCCCTGAGGAGCTGGCCTTCCGTAAAGGGGACATCCTGACCGTCATTGAGCAGAACACCGGTGGCCTGGAGGGCTGGTGGCTCTGCTCCCTGCACGGCCGCCAGGGCATCGCCCCTGGCAACCGCCTCAAACTGCTGATCGGACCCATGTTTGACGCTCAGTCGCCAGCCACCGCCTCCGCCGCAGCATCTGCCCAGTCTCCTCCTCAGAGCTATCAGCAGAAAGCCGGCTCTGGGTCTCAGGGGCTCTACCAGgtgcccccctccctccagaGTCCACAACAGCAGAGCCAGCAGGGCATCTACCAGGTTCCTCCTGGACAAGACATCTACCAAGTCCCACCAAGGAGTACTCTAGCTGCTGACAACACACCGAGCAag GTGGTGACCCCGACCAGAGTGGGACAGACCTACACCTTCAGCCCGGGCCAGCACAACCAGCAGGACGTCTATGACGTCCCACCCAGTAGATCCCAGGGG GTGTACGATATTCCACCTGGTCAGATGTTCTCTGGTCAGCTCGGTGCTGCCAGAAACCAGGGAGTCTACGATGTTCCCCCGCCTCAGATGGACCACAGGACACAAGGCGTTTACGACATACCTCCATCTTCACAAGGG GTCTACTCGGTGCCTCCGTGCAGGACCAACCCCGCCCTCCAGGAGGGAAACTACGACTTCCCGCAGcctctcaaacacaaacaggagggCATCTATGACGTGCCGCCACCTGTCCTCACCAAGCCCACACAGAGCCCCCAGTCGCATTATGACTTCCCCCCCAGTGTGGAGCCTGCTGCCCATCACCAACACCCAAACAGCAACGGCAATGAAGGCATTTATGACGTGCCTCCACCCGCCCTTCACTCAGGGGCGGGCTCTCAGAGGGACATATATGACATCCCCCGGTGCAAGCAGCCCTCCCAGAACAGAGCCTCGCCCGCCGACAGAGACGGCAGCAAAGGCATCTACGACATCCCCGCTCAGGACGCTCGAGCGGTGGGAGATGTGACGGACGGTGTGAACCGCCTGTCGTTCTCCAGCACTGGCAGCACACGCAGCAGCATGTCCACCTCCTCGTCCTCCACGGGCTCCAGCTCCGAGGCCCGCCTCGCTCTGGATGTGGATGCTGCCGTCCAAAGGTTGTACCGCCTGCAGCAGGCCTTGGAGGCTGCAGTCTGGGCTCTGCATTCAATGGCAGCTTCCCCTCACTGGAGGACTTATCCCTTCATGGAGCGCCACGCTAACGACGTCCGCACGGTCCTGGACAGGGTCCGGGCCGCTCTGGGAGACTTCATCGTGTTCGGTCGAGGGGCTGCAGTAAACGCCACATCCCTGTCGGACTCCAGCCTGCACAGTAAGCTGAGACGGCAGCTGGGACGCCTGGAGGACTCCCAACAGATCCTCCTGCAGATCTACCAAGTCCTGGAGAACTGCAGCTGGGCCCTGAACGCCCTGGCCTCGTCCGGGAAGCACCACAACAAGAGCGACGATCTGGACCGCTTCGTCATGGTCTCCAGGACCGTCCCCGACGACGCCAAGCAGCTGGCCTCCACGATAGGCAGCAACGCCGAGCTGCTGTTCAGGCGGACGCACATGGACGGGTCTCTCTCTAACGGGAGCACGCCTGATGAGAACATGATCCACCCGCTCACCTCACCCTCCTCAGATAACGACAACTACGGGGACCAGACCAAGCCCTTCCCTGTGCCCTCCAGCcaagacaaagacaacatgaaCAACAGTGAGAAGTGTGTGAAAAGCTGGATGGAGGACTACGATTACGTACATCTGCAG GGCAAAGAGGACTTTGAGCGTCAGCagaaggagctgctggagaaagaaaacatcatcaAGCAGAGTCAAGTCCAGCTGGGTCAGGAGCAG ATCAATCAGTTCAAGAagctggagcaggaagtgaTCAAACCTGTGGAGAACGACATCACACAGTGGACGTCACATCAACACCCGGGCGTAACCTCGGCCTCCCCCTCggactcctcctccaccctgacCCCCTCCACTCAGGTGTGCGCCCGGGACCGCCAGCTGCTTGGCTTCTACTCGGAGCAGTGCGAGCAGCACTTCGTCACGCTCCTCAGCGCCGTCGAT GCCTTCTTCAGCTGCGTCAGCGCCGGGCAGCCGCCTCGCATCTTCGTGGCGCACAGCAAGTTCGTCATCCTCAGCGCCCACAAACTGGTCTTCATCGGAGACACCCTGTCCAGGCAGGCCTCGGTCCCCGAGGTGGCGAACAGGGTGATGAACTCCAGTAACGTGCTGTGCGACTTGTTAAAGACGGTGGTGGCTGCGACTAAAACAGCCGCACTGAACTACCCGAACACAGCCGCCATCCAGGAGATGGTGGACAGAGTCACTGATCTCTCACACCACTCGCAGCAGTTCAAAGAACAGTTGCTGCAAATGGCCAACTCGTGA